Below is a window of Hyphomonas neptunium ATCC 15444 DNA.
GCACGATGCGCTGGACCGACGACCCGTGGGGCAGCTCCAACGTGTCGCAGATTGCAGGGCTCGCGGTTGCCATTGTGCAGTCGAGCAGCTGGACCTGGGTTTCAACGCCCATACGGGTGAGGCCATCGATCAGGTTTTCAAAGCTGCCTTTGACGGTGGGCGCGGCCGCGTCGAAAGTGATGACCGTGCCGATGCCGCGCTGGCGGCGGACAAAACCGGCGACAGCCAGCTCATTCAGGGCGCGTTTCACCGTGATGCGGGAGACGCCGAGCATTTCGGTCAGCTCCTGCTCGGCGGGCAGGCGTGTGTTCAGGCCCAGCTCTCCGCTGACGATTTTTGCTCGCAGAAGGTCGTAGATCTGCTGGTAAAGGGGGGCGCCGGCCGTCTCGTCGATGAGATCGGCAGTCAGGCTGAGTGAAGAGTCGGCCGCCATGGAGCAATAATCCGTTAAAAGTTGAATTGTCTTCGCCACTTATCGGCTGGCCGAGCCGCGTTTGCAATGCACCATGGGGTTTTCTGCGGGTTGGAGGTTTCGGTT
It encodes the following:
- a CDS encoding GntR family transcriptional regulator encodes the protein MAADSSLSLTADLIDETAGAPLYQQIYDLLRAKIVSGELGLNTRLPAEQELTEMLGVSRITVKRALNELAVAGFVRRQRGIGTVITFDAAAPTVKGSFENLIDGLTRMGVETQVQLLDCTMATASPAICDTLELPHGSSVQRIVRLRRLGGEPFSYLITYIPEDVAEGYSEDELATESLIKLLEKAGHAPVEADQTIMAEAAEAAVAANLGIAPGSPLLRIHRVMRDKSGRPVQDITAHYRSDRFQYHMRLTRNTARQKDWKTDS